TGCTGGACTGTGCGACGGAGGAACCGGGTCGCGATCCGGTCTCCGATCTGGAGGCGCTGGAGGAGGAGCTGGCCCGCTACACGCCCTCGCTCGGCGGGAATCTGGCGGACCGTCCCAGGATCGTCGTGCTCAACAAGATCGACGTCTTCGAGGCCCGGGAGCTGGCCGACATGGTCCGTCCCGACCTGGAGGAGCGGGGGCTTCGGGTGTTCCCGGTCTCCACCGCCACCCGAGAGGGACTTCGCGAGCTGACCTTCGCTCTCGGCACGATCGTGGCCGAATACCGGGCCGCCCAGCCCGTCCCGGAGGCGACCCGTCTCGTGCTGCGCCCCACCGCCGTCGACGACAGCGGGTTCACGGTCACGCCGAATCCCGCCGAGCCGGGTGCCTTCGTGGTCCGCGGTGACCGTCCGGAGCGATGGGTGTTGCAGACCGATTTCAACAACGACGAGGCCGTGGGGTATCTCGCCGACCGGCTGGCCCGCCTCGGCGTCGAGGACAAGCTCGCGGCACTGGGTGCCGAGCCCGGTGCGTCGGTGACCATCGGCGGACTCACCTTCGACTGGGAGCCCAGCACTCCGGCGGGAGTGACGACGGCCATGACCGGCCGGGGAACCGACCGGCGGTTGGAACGCAACGACCGAGTGCCCGCGAAGGAACGAAAGGCCGCCTCGCGGTTGCGGCGCGGGATCGACGTGGAGGACACGACGGGATGAGCGGTGGCGCGGAGGAGCGGTCGGAGACTCGACGGCGAGTCGGTGCGGCGCGCAGACTCGTCGTCAAGGTCGGCTCCTCCTCGCTCACCACCGCCGCGGGCGGGTTGGACACGGCACGGCTGGACGCGGTGGTCGACGCGGTCGCGGAGCGCTGCGCGCGCGGCGGTCAGCTGGTTCTGGTGTCCTCCGGCGCCATCGCGGCCGGGCTCGCGCCGCTCGCACTGGCGCGCAGACCCAAGGACCTGGCGACACAACAGGCGGCCGCGGGCGTGGGACAACTCGCGCTGGCCCACGCCTACGCCACGTCGTTCGGCCGCCATCAACGGGTGGTGGGCCAGGTGCTTCTGACCGCGGACGACGTCGTCCGCCGGTCGCACTACCGCAACGCTCAACGCACGTTCGAACGGCTGCTGGCGCTCGGTGTGGTGCCGGTCGTCAACGAGAACGACACGGTCGCGACCGACGAGATCCGTTTCGGCGACAACGATCGGCTGGCCGCGCTGGCCGCACACCTCGTCGGTGCCGACGCGCTGGTGCTGCTCTCCGACGTGGACGCGTTGTACGACGGCGACCCCCGACGCGGCGGGGCTCGCCGGATCACCGAGGTCGCGGGGGCCGCGGATCTGAACGAGGTGCGGGCCGGCGCGGGTCGGGTGGACGGACTGGGCACCGGCGGAATGGCGTCCAAGCTCGCCGCGGCACGTCTGGCGTCGTCCGCGGG
This genomic stretch from Actinoalloteichus hoggarensis harbors:
- the proB gene encoding glutamate 5-kinase, with translation MSGGAEERSETRRRVGAARRLVVKVGSSSLTTAAGGLDTARLDAVVDAVAERCARGGQLVLVSSGAIAAGLAPLALARRPKDLATQQAAAGVGQLALAHAYATSFGRHQRVVGQVLLTADDVVRRSHYRNAQRTFERLLALGVVPVVNENDTVATDEIRFGDNDRLAALAAHLVGADALVLLSDVDALYDGDPRRGGARRITEVAGAADLNEVRAGAGRVDGLGTGGMASKLAAARLASSAGIPVLLAGADAAVRALGPADVGTAFAVTGPRLSARRFWLGHAASATGRLRLDDGAVEAVTQRRRSLLAAGITGTTDEFHAGDVVELVDATERVVARGVVAYDAAELPELIGRSSRDLPAEFRREVVHADDLVVVH